One genomic region from Flagellimonas oceani encodes:
- the rpoC gene encoding DNA-directed RNA polymerase subunit beta' — translation MARIKDNNAQKRFNKISIGLASPESILAESRGEVLKPETINYRTHKPERDGLFCERIFGPVKDYECACGKYKRIRYRGIVCDRCGVEVTEKKVRRDRVGHINLVVPVAHIWYFRSLPNKIGYLLGLPSKKLDMIIYYERYVVIQPGIAKGPEGEEIQKMDFLTEEEYLNILESIPTENQYLEDSDPNKFIAKMGAECLIDILSRIDLEQLSYELRHKANTETSKQRKTEALKRLQVVEALRESQGNRENNPEWMIMKVIPVIPPELRPLVPLDGGRFATSDLNDLYRRVIIRNNRLKRLMEIKAPEVILRNEKRMLQEAVDSLFDNTRKASAVKTESNRPLKSLSDSLKGKQGRFRQNLLGKRVDYSARSVIVVGPELKLYECGLPKDMAAELYKPFIIRKLIERGIVKTVKSAKKIIDKKEPVVWDILENVLKGHPVLLNRAPTLHRLGIQAFQPKLIEGKAIRLHPLACTAFNADFDGDQMAVHLPLGPEAILEAQLLMLASQNILNPANGSPITVPSQDMVLGLYYMTKHKKSTPEEPVLGEGLTFYSSEEVEIAFNEKKVSLNAGIKVRAKDFNEKGELVYQIIETTVGRVLFNTEVPEQAGFINQVLNKKALRNIIGDILAVTDVPTTADFLDKIKAMGYDFAFKGGLSFSLGDIIIPAEKQDMIGEANEQVDGIMMNYNMGLITNNERYNQVIDVWTSTNAMLTELAMKRIREDKQGFNSVYMMLDSGARGSKEQIRQLTGMRGLMAKPKKSTAGGGEIIENPILSNFKEGLSILEYFISTHGARKGLADTALKTADAGYLTRRLVDVSQDVIVNSEDCGTLRGIEVEPLKKNEEIVETLGERILGRVSLHDVYNPLTEELILRAGQEINEVDVRRVEAAPIEKIEVRSPLTCEAPQGICSKCYGRNLATNKMVQRGEAVGVVAAQSIGEPGTQLTLRTFHVGGIAGNISEDNKLESKFDGIAEIEDLRVVEGQAGDGSKTNIVISRTSEVKIVDPKTGITLSTSNIPYGSQLFVKDGEKITKGTVICEWDPYNGVIVSEFSGQIAYENIEQGVTYQVEIDEQTGFQEKVISESRNKKLIPTLLIQNSKGETLRSYNLPVGSHLMINDGEKVKEGKILVKIPRKSAKAGDITGGLPRVTELFEARNPSNPAVVSEIDGVVSFGKIKRGNREIIIESKTGDIKKYLVKLSNQILVQENDYVRAGMPLSDGSITPEDILAIKGPSAVQQYLVNEVQEVYRLQGVKINDKHFEVVVRQMMRKVKIQDPGDTIFLENQLVHKDDFINENDEIFGKKVVEDAGDSERLKPGQILTVRELRDENSILRREDKTLVSARDAVAATATPILQGITRASLQTKSFISAASFQETTKVLNEAAVSGKVDTLEGLKENVIVGHKIPAGTGMRDYDSIIVGSKEEYDEIMARKEEFKF, via the coding sequence ATGGCTAGAATAAAAGATAATAACGCACAAAAAAGGTTCAACAAAATTTCCATTGGATTGGCCTCGCCAGAGTCGATTTTGGCAGAGTCCCGCGGAGAAGTGTTGAAGCCTGAAACCATTAACTATAGAACGCACAAACCAGAGCGTGATGGATTGTTCTGCGAGCGTATTTTTGGTCCTGTAAAGGATTATGAGTGTGCCTGTGGTAAATACAAGAGAATCCGTTACCGTGGAATCGTTTGTGACCGTTGTGGTGTTGAAGTGACGGAGAAGAAGGTACGTAGAGACCGTGTGGGCCACATTAATCTTGTGGTTCCCGTAGCGCACATCTGGTACTTCCGCTCGTTGCCAAACAAGATAGGTTACCTTTTGGGATTGCCTTCCAAAAAGTTGGATATGATCATCTACTACGAAAGGTATGTGGTTATACAGCCAGGTATTGCCAAAGGTCCAGAAGGTGAGGAAATCCAAAAAATGGATTTCTTGACCGAAGAGGAATACCTGAACATTTTGGAATCCATTCCTACCGAGAACCAATACTTGGAGGATAGCGACCCCAACAAGTTCATCGCCAAAATGGGTGCCGAGTGTTTGATCGACATTTTGTCCAGAATCGATTTGGAACAATTGTCTTACGAACTTCGTCACAAGGCAAACACAGAGACTTCAAAACAACGTAAGACCGAAGCCTTGAAGCGTCTTCAAGTAGTGGAGGCTTTGCGTGAGTCGCAAGGAAACAGGGAGAACAACCCGGAGTGGATGATCATGAAGGTGATTCCCGTGATTCCACCAGAATTGCGTCCGTTGGTGCCGTTGGATGGTGGTCGTTTTGCGACTTCCGATTTGAACGACCTGTATCGTAGGGTAATTATCCGTAACAACCGTTTGAAGCGTTTGATGGAAATCAAGGCACCAGAAGTGATCTTGAGGAACGAAAAACGTATGCTTCAAGAAGCGGTAGATTCCCTTTTCGATAACACAAGAAAAGCATCTGCGGTAAAAACAGAATCAAACAGACCATTGAAATCCCTTTCAGATTCCTTGAAAGGTAAACAAGGCCGTTTCCGTCAAAACCTTTTGGGTAAACGTGTGGATTACTCCGCCCGTTCCGTAATCGTCGTTGGACCGGAATTGAAATTGTACGAATGTGGTCTTCCAAAAGATATGGCGGCCGAACTTTACAAACCGTTCATCATCCGTAAGTTGATTGAAAGAGGTATTGTAAAGACCGTTAAATCTGCCAAAAAGATTATAGACAAGAAAGAGCCCGTAGTATGGGACATTCTTGAAAACGTCCTTAAAGGACACCCTGTATTGTTGAACCGTGCCCCCACATTGCACAGATTGGGTATCCAAGCGTTCCAGCCTAAACTTATCGAAGGTAAGGCTATCCGTTTGCACCCGTTGGCGTGTACCGCATTTAACGCGGATTTTGATGGGGATCAGATGGCAGTTCACTTGCCATTGGGGCCAGAGGCCATTTTGGAAGCGCAACTATTGATGTTGGCTTCGCAGAACATCCTTAACCCTGCCAATGGTTCTCCGATTACCGTCCCGTCCCAGGATATGGTTTTGGGATTGTACTATATGACCAAGCACAAAAAATCCACTCCAGAAGAGCCTGTATTGGGCGAAGGATTGACCTTCTATTCTTCTGAAGAGGTTGAAATTGCCTTCAACGAGAAAAAAGTTTCGCTTAATGCCGGAATCAAGGTAAGGGCCAAGGACTTTAACGAAAAAGGTGAATTGGTATATCAAATCATTGAAACCACGGTAGGTCGTGTATTGTTCAACACGGAAGTGCCGGAACAAGCAGGATTCATCAACCAAGTATTGAACAAGAAGGCCCTTAGGAACATTATTGGGGACATTCTTGCGGTGACCGATGTACCTACAACGGCCGATTTCTTGGATAAGATCAAGGCCATGGGATACGATTTCGCCTTTAAAGGTGGATTGTCCTTTAGTTTGGGTGATATTATCATCCCTGCCGAAAAGCAGGATATGATCGGCGAGGCAAACGAGCAGGTCGATGGTATTATGATGAACTATAACATGGGTCTGATCACCAACAACGAGCGTTACAACCAGGTTATCGATGTTTGGACATCTACCAACGCCATGTTGACCGAATTGGCAATGAAGCGAATCCGTGAGGATAAGCAAGGATTCAACTCCGTATATATGATGTTGGATTCTGGTGCGAGGGGTTCCAAAGAGCAGATTCGTCAGTTGACCGGTATGCGTGGATTGATGGCCAAGCCGAAAAAATCCACAGCTGGTGGTGGTGAAATTATCGAGAACCCGATTCTTTCCAACTTTAAGGAGGGACTTTCGATCTTGGAATACTTTATCTCTACCCACGGTGCGCGTAAAGGTCTTGCGGATACCGCTTTGAAAACGGCGGATGCGGGATACTTGACCAGACGTTTGGTGGACGTTTCACAAGATGTGATCGTGAATAGCGAGGATTGTGGAACTTTGAGAGGTATCGAGGTAGAACCATTGAAGAAAAATGAGGAGATTGTTGAAACCCTGGGTGAAAGAATCTTGGGCAGGGTATCGTTGCACGATGTGTACAACCCATTGACCGAAGAATTGATCCTAAGAGCAGGCCAAGAAATCAACGAGGTCGATGTGAGAAGGGTAGAGGCAGCTCCAATTGAAAAGATAGAAGTAAGATCACCGTTGACCTGTGAGGCTCCTCAGGGAATCTGTTCCAAGTGTTACGGTAGAAACCTTGCTACCAATAAAATGGTACAACGAGGTGAAGCTGTTGGTGTTGTGGCGGCACAATCCATTGGTGAGCCAGGTACACAGCTAACGTTGCGTACCTTCCACGTGGGTGGTATTGCAGGTAACATTTCCGAGGACAACAAGTTGGAATCCAAATTCGACGGTATCGCCGAAATTGAGGACTTGCGAGTTGTAGAAGGACAGGCCGGCGATGGAAGTAAAACGAATATCGTGATTTCCAGAACTTCGGAAGTGAAGATCGTTGATCCAAAAACAGGAATCACGTTAAGTACCAGCAACATTCCTTATGGATCTCAATTGTTCGTGAAGGATGGAGAAAAAATCACCAAAGGAACCGTAATCTGTGAATGGGATCCCTATAATGGTGTAATCGTTTCTGAGTTCTCCGGACAGATTGCTTACGAGAATATTGAGCAAGGGGTTACTTACCAAGTGGAAATCGATGAACAGACCGGTTTCCAAGAAAAAGTAATCTCCGAATCAAGGAACAAGAAGTTGATACCAACGTTGTTGATACAGAACAGTAAAGGTGAAACCTTACGTTCCTATAACTTGCCAGTTGGTTCCCACTTGATGATCAATGATGGTGAGAAGGTAAAAGAAGGTAAGATCTTGGTGAAAATCCCTCGTAAATCTGCCAAGGCAGGGGATATTACCGGTGGTCTTCCAAGGGTAACAGAGCTTTTCGAAGCCCGTAACCCATCCAACCCGGCCGTTGTATCTGAGATTGACGGTGTGGTATCCTTCGGTAAGATCAAGCGTGGTAACCGTGAGATCATCATCGAATCCAAGACAGGCGATATCAAAAAGTACTTGGTCAAATTGTCCAACCAGATATTGGTTCAGGAAAACGACTACGTACGTGCAGGTATGCCATTGTCCGATGGTTCCATAACACCGGAAGATATCTTGGCCATCAAAGGACCATCAGCAGTACAGCAATACTTGGTGAACGAGGTACAAGAAGTATACCGTTTGCAAGGGGTGAAGATCAACGATAAGCACTTTGAGGTTGTTGTAAGACAGATGATGCGTAAAGTGAAGATCCAAGATCCAGGAGATACTATTTTCTTGGAGAACCAATTGGTGCACAAAGATGACTTTATCAACGAGAACGATGAGATTTTCGGTAAAAAAGTTGTTGAGGACGCCGGTGATTCCGAAAGGTTGAAACCAGGACAGATTTTGACGGTACGTGAGCTAAGGGACGAAAACTCCATTCTTAGAAGAGAGGACAAGACCTTGGTATCGGCAAGGGATGCCGTGGCAGCAACCGCTACACCGATCTTGCAAGGTATTACAAGAGCTTCGTTGCAGACAAAATCATTTATCTCTGCAGCATCGTTCCAAGAAACGACCAAAGTATTGAACGAAGCCGCTGTAAGTGGTAAAGTGGATACCTTGGAAGGATTGAAGGAAAACGTAATTGTTGGACATAAGATTCCTGCCGGTACCGGTATGAGGGATTACGATAGCATCATTGTAGGTTCCAAAGAGGAATACGATGAGATCATGGCCCGAAAAGAGGAATTCAAATTCTAA
- a CDS encoding DUF3467 domain-containing protein — protein sequence MAEEKKNQKQINIELDEKTAEGTYSNLAIINHSVSEFVVDFISLMPGAPKAKVKSRIILTPQHAKKLLKALNDNVSRFEQAHGTIQDYEQPAIPLNFGPTGEA from the coding sequence ATGGCTGAAGAAAAGAAAAATCAGAAACAGATCAACATAGAGTTGGATGAAAAAACGGCAGAAGGGACCTATTCCAATCTTGCCATCATCAACCATTCCGTATCCGAATTTGTGGTGGACTTTATCAGCTTGATGCCGGGCGCTCCCAAAGCCAAGGTAAAGAGCAGAATCATATTGACACCGCAACATGCCAAAAAGTTACTAAAGGCATTGAACGATAATGTCAGCCGCTTTGAACAGGCACACGGAACCATTCAAGACTACGAGCAACCAGCGATACCGTTAAATTTTGGTCCCACTGGTGAAGCATAA
- a CDS encoding peptide chain release factor 3, with product MDFEKEIAKRRTFGIISHPDAGKTTLTEKLLLFGGAIQEAGAVKSNKIKKSATSDFMEIERQRGISVATSVLAFIYKDKKINILDTPGHKDFAEDTFRTLTAVDSVIVVIDVAKGVEEQTEKLVEVCRMRNIPMIVFINKLDREGKDAFDLLDEVEQKLGLTVTPLSFPIGMGYDFKGIYNIYEKNINLFSGNSKKNIEETIAFDNLDNPELEKLIGTDAADELRGNLELVEGVYPDFDQDAYLKGELQPVFFGSALNNFGVRELLDCFVNIAPSPRPKKAEERLVKANEKDFSGFVFKIHANMDPKHRDRLAFIKIVSGTFERNTPYLHVRHGKKLKFSSPNAFFAEKKEIVDISYPGDIVGLHDTGNFKIGDTLTSGEELHYKGIPSFSPEHFRYINNADPMKAKQLYKGIDQLMDEGVAQLFTLEMNGRKIIGTVGALQYEVIQYRLEHEYGAKCTYENFPVHKACWVEPKDEKNEEFQEFKRVKQKFLATDKKGQLVFLADSPFSLQMTQQKYPSVKLHYTSEFE from the coding sequence ATGGATTTTGAAAAGGAAATAGCGAAACGAAGAACTTTTGGCATTATCTCCCACCCCGATGCGGGTAAAACTACACTTACGGAAAAACTGTTGTTGTTCGGTGGCGCCATCCAGGAAGCCGGAGCGGTAAAAAGTAACAAGATCAAAAAATCCGCTACCAGCGACTTTATGGAAATCGAACGCCAAAGGGGAATCTCCGTTGCCACTTCCGTTCTGGCCTTTATTTATAAGGACAAAAAAATCAATATTCTGGATACTCCCGGGCACAAGGATTTTGCCGAAGATACTTTTAGAACCTTGACGGCTGTGGACAGCGTGATTGTTGTTATCGATGTAGCCAAAGGTGTTGAGGAACAGACCGAAAAACTGGTCGAGGTCTGCCGAATGAGAAATATCCCCATGATCGTCTTCATCAACAAATTGGACCGTGAGGGAAAGGATGCTTTCGACCTTTTGGACGAGGTGGAACAAAAACTGGGATTGACCGTAACCCCACTGAGTTTCCCCATTGGAATGGGATACGATTTTAAAGGCATCTACAACATCTACGAAAAGAACATCAACCTTTTCAGCGGAAATAGCAAAAAAAATATCGAGGAGACCATCGCCTTTGATAATTTGGACAATCCTGAACTTGAAAAACTAATCGGTACCGATGCAGCCGATGAATTACGTGGAAATCTGGAGCTCGTTGAAGGGGTTTATCCAGATTTTGACCAAGATGCCTATTTGAAGGGCGAGCTACAGCCTGTATTTTTTGGCTCCGCCCTGAACAATTTCGGGGTGCGTGAGCTCTTGGATTGTTTTGTAAATATTGCCCCTTCACCAAGGCCAAAGAAGGCCGAAGAGCGCTTGGTAAAGGCCAATGAAAAAGATTTCTCAGGTTTCGTATTCAAGATACACGCCAACATGGACCCCAAGCACCGAGACCGTTTGGCCTTCATAAAAATTGTATCCGGAACGTTTGAACGTAACACCCCCTATTTACATGTACGGCATGGCAAAAAACTGAAATTTTCCAGCCCCAATGCCTTTTTTGCAGAGAAAAAGGAGATTGTCGACATTTCCTATCCCGGTGACATTGTGGGACTGCACGACACAGGAAACTTTAAAATCGGTGATACATTGACGAGCGGTGAGGAGTTGCATTATAAAGGAATCCCAAGTTTCTCCCCGGAACATTTCAGGTATATCAACAATGCGGACCCTATGAAGGCAAAACAATTGTACAAGGGTATCGATCAGCTCATGGACGAAGGTGTCGCACAGTTGTTTACCCTAGAAATGAACGGGCGAAAAATTATAGGCACGGTCGGGGCTCTACAGTATGAAGTGATCCAGTATAGACTGGAGCATGAGTATGGTGCCAAATGCACCTATGAGAACTTTCCGGTACACAAAGCTTGCTGGGTGGAACCCAAGGATGAAAAAAATGAGGAGTTCCAAGAATTTAAACGCGTGAAGCAAAAATTTTTGGCAACGGATAAAAAAGGGCAGCTCGTATTTTTGGCGGATTCCCCGTTTTCACTTCAAATGACACAGCAAAAATACCCTTCGGTAAAATTGCATTATACTTCTGAGTTCGAATAA
- a CDS encoding gliding motility-associated C-terminal domain-containing protein, whose translation MENITFVRLKKHLVLKYTLWCFVFGPIPSFGLSPVHTYNTDVAISATDLIPSQMADLWNPLSSAMAPEDCDGDGVSCEQEEKDGTDPNDPCDFILEHQNCTPSEAWKKDDCDGDGVSNGKEKEDGTDPLDPCDFVLEHQDCSISEAWKKDDCDGDGVSNGKEKEDGTDPLDPCDFILEHQDCSISEAWKKDDCDGDGVSNGKEKEDGTDPLDPCDFILEHQDCSISEAWKKDDCDGDGVSNGKEKEDGTDPLDPCDFVLEHQDCSPSEEWKKDDCDGDGVSNGKEKEDGTDPLDPCDFVLEHQDCSPSEEWKKADCDGDGVTNEDEKEDGTDPLDPCDYKPESVTLPQTGDYLDADCDGDGVTNEDEEEDGTDPLDPCSFLLESQTVAPDSTWNAADCDGDGVTNEDEKEDGTDPLDPCDYKPESVTLPQTGDYLDADCDGDGVTNEDEEEDGTDPLDPCSFLLESQTVAPDSTWNAADCDGDGVTNEDEKEDGTDPLDPCDYKPESVTLPQTADWEALDCDDDGNPNGPDPDPLAANASDDYGSTPALTEVAINILENDDYLPNNDGNNLGETNLSRTGGDAVGTVSFDNETGFVTYTPTVEESNSTVTIVYQVCNVLPDPSVCASATIYIEVGANAIDAVDDAYSVTTDQDGVIEGSDVLLNDTLNGEPISIDDVVLTSTATAELTVNPDGSISVTEGTVVGTYTIDYTICDAGNATNCDTATVTVTVTEGMGGNVIDAVDDTYTDEDIDDSDVLLNDTLNGQALTLADVILTSTATEELTINPDGSVTVAPGTEVGTYTIDYTICDIMDVDNCDTATVTVIVTTVPPPPPPDAIIDAVDDAYTATVGEEGMIMDSDVLMNDTYDNFAVTLADVILTSTPTEELRVNEDGSVSVLPGTPEGTYTITYTICDILDVDNCDTATVTVEVTQGEDNVIDAVDDTYNTAITGGLIANSNVLENDTLNGELVSLGEVELTSTPTNELSIEDNGTVRVADDASPGTYTIEYTICEVDNPDNCDTATVTVVIEAIEVNQMLTPNGDLKNDFLFIRGVEYIKSSKLRIFNRWGTLVFEGDNYNNVNNAFDGRVRGKSAISVNEYLPAGVYFYIFNYETEQGSFTDSEYIYLSR comes from the coding sequence ATGGAGAACATTACTTTTGTAAGACTAAAGAAACACTTGGTCCTAAAATATACCTTATGGTGTTTTGTTTTTGGGCCAATTCCTTCCTTTGGTCTGTCCCCTGTACATACATACAATACAGACGTAGCTATTTCTGCTACTGATCTTATTCCCTCGCAAATGGCTGATCTTTGGAATCCGCTGTCCAGTGCGATGGCGCCAGAAGACTGTGATGGGGATGGCGTTTCTTGTGAGCAGGAGGAGAAGGACGGCACAGATCCCAATGATCCTTGTGATTTTATATTGGAACATCAAAACTGTACACCTTCCGAAGCTTGGAAAAAGGATGATTGTGATGGTGATGGCGTGAGCAATGGAAAGGAAAAAGAGGATGGAACGGACCCCTTGGACCCATGTGATTTTGTGTTGGAGCATCAGGATTGCTCTATTTCCGAAGCTTGGAAAAAGGATGATTGTGATGGCGATGGCGTTAGCAATGGAAAGGAAAAAGAGGATGGAACGGACCCCTTGGACCCATGTGATTTTATATTGGAGCATCAAGATTGCTCTATTTCCGAAGCTTGGAAAAAGGATGATTGTGATGGCGATGGCGTTAGCAATGGAAAGGAAAAAGAGGATGGAACGGACCCCTTGGACCCATGTGATTTTATATTGGAGCATCAAGATTGCTCTATTTCCGAAGCTTGGAAAAAGGATGATTGTGATGGCGATGGCGTGAGCAATGGAAAGGAAAAGGAGGACGGAACGGACCCCTTGGACCCATGTGATTTTGTGTTGGAGCATCAGGATTGCTCCCCATCTGAAGAATGGAAGAAGGATGATTGTGATGGCGATGGCGTGAGCAATGGCAAGGAAAAAGAGGATGGAACGGATCCCTTAGATCCATGTGATTTTGTGTTGGAGCATCAGGATTGTTCTCCATCTGAAGAATGGAAGAAAGCGGATTGCGACGGCGATGGTGTCACCAACGAAGATGAAAAAGAGGATGGGACCGACCCACTAGATCCATGTGATTATAAACCCGAAAGCGTTACCCTTCCACAAACCGGTGATTATCTGGATGCGGATTGTGATGGCGACGGTGTGACCAATGAAGATGAGGAAGAGGACGGAACAGATCCCTTAGATCCATGTTCTTTTCTCCTTGAAAGTCAGACTGTAGCTCCCGATTCCACATGGAATGCAGCCGATTGTGACGGCGACGGTGTGACCAACGAAGATGAAAAAGAGGACGGGACCGACCCGCTAGATCCTTGCGATTATAAACCAGAAAGCGTTACCCTTCCACAAACCGGTGATTATCTGGATGCGGATTGTGATGGCGATGGTGTGACCAATGAAGATGAGGAAGAGGACGGAACAGATCCCTTAGATCCATGTTCTTTTCTCCTTGAAAGTCAGACTGTAGCTCCCGACTCCACATGGAATGCAGCCGATTGTGACGGCGACGGTGTGACCAACGAAGATGAAAAAGAGGATGGGACCGACCCGCTAGATCCTTGCGATTATAAACCAGAAAGTGTGACTCTGCCACAGACTGCGGATTGGGAAGCATTGGATTGTGATGATGATGGAAATCCCAATGGCCCCGACCCAGACCCATTGGCTGCCAACGCCAGTGACGATTATGGTTCAACCCCGGCTTTGACCGAAGTAGCTATCAATATTTTGGAAAACGACGATTACCTGCCAAATAACGATGGCAATAATTTGGGTGAAACCAATCTGTCTAGAACTGGCGGCGATGCTGTGGGAACAGTAAGTTTTGATAACGAAACAGGTTTTGTAACCTATACGCCAACCGTGGAAGAGTCAAATTCTACCGTAACCATAGTTTATCAGGTTTGTAATGTATTGCCGGACCCAAGCGTATGCGCATCTGCAACCATTTATATAGAGGTTGGGGCAAACGCTATTGATGCTGTTGATGATGCCTATTCGGTAACAACAGATCAAGATGGCGTTATTGAAGGGAGTGACGTACTATTGAATGACACTTTGAATGGCGAACCGATTTCAATTGACGATGTGGTTTTAACATCGACTGCAACAGCGGAATTGACCGTTAATCCGGATGGAAGCATTTCTGTTACCGAAGGAACAGTTGTGGGCACCTACACCATTGATTACACCATCTGTGATGCGGGAAATGCTACTAATTGCGATACAGCAACCGTAACCGTAACCGTCACAGAAGGAATGGGAGGCAATGTTATAGATGCCGTGGATGATACATATACCGATGAGGATATAGATGATAGCGACGTCCTTTTAAATGATACCCTAAACGGTCAGGCCTTAACTCTAGCGGATGTGATTTTAACATCGACTGCAACAGAAGAATTGACCATTAACCCAGATGGGAGTGTTACGGTCGCACCGGGAACGGAAGTGGGCACCTATACCATTGATTATACCATATGCGATATTATGGACGTGGACAATTGTGACACCGCAACAGTTACGGTTATAGTGACGACAGTTCCGCCACCACCACCGCCAGATGCAATTATCGATGCCGTAGATGATGCTTATACGGCAACGGTAGGTGAAGAAGGCATGATCATGGACAGTGATGTATTGATGAACGATACGTATGATAATTTCGCCGTGACCCTTGCCGATGTGATTTTGACATCCACGCCCACAGAAGAACTTAGGGTCAACGAAGATGGAAGTGTAAGTGTATTGCCAGGAACACCAGAAGGAACGTACACCATAACCTATACCATTTGCGATATTTTGGATGTGGACAATTGCGATACGGCAACTGTAACCGTTGAAGTAACCCAAGGAGAGGATAATGTTATAGATGCCGTGGACGATACTTATAACACTGCTATCACTGGGGGATTGATCGCCAATAGCAATGTATTGGAAAATGATACCCTAAACGGCGAATTGGTATCATTGGGCGAGGTGGAGTTGACATCCACACCAACCAATGAACTTAGTATCGAGGATAATGGAACTGTTAGAGTGGCGGATGATGCCTCACCTGGGACATATACCATCGAGTACACTATCTGTGAAGTCGATAATCCAGATAATTGTGACACGGCAACAGTTACGGTGGTGATAGAAGCCATAGAGGTAAACCAAATGTTGACCCCGAACGGAGATTTAAAAAATGACTTTTTGTTCATACGGGGAGTCGAGTACATTAAATCTAGCAAGCTCAGAATATTTAACCGATGGGGAACATTGGTTTTTGAAGGCGACAACTACAACAATGTAAACAACGCTTTCGATGGGCGTGTTCGTGGAAAATCAGCAATTAGTGTAAACGAGTACCTTCCAGCGGGAGTTTACTTTTACATATTCAACTATGAGACCGAACAAGGAAGTTTTACGGACTCGGAATATATTTATTTGAGCAGATAA
- a CDS encoding type IX secretion system membrane protein PorP/SprF, giving the protein MIKKHFLTTLLFIGILSTGLFAQQDAQYTQYMYNTLSVNPAYAGSRGQLSFAGLYRSQWVGLDGAPETFTLNLHSPIRNSRLGYGISIVNDNIGDGVVQETYLDAVVSYTIDVSMDAKLSFGLKAGGNMLNLDFNGLRNFDQEVVNQNNIDNKFTPNFGLGIYYHTDKFYAGVSAPNVLESEYFDNDNSGEGVNFLSAERMNIYLITGYVFDIGPDLQFKPALLTKAVSGAPLQVDLSASFLFAEKFSFGAAYRWDAAVSGLVGFQVTDQIMLGLAYDREVTELGGTQFNDGSFEVFLRLELLKSFQRTISPRFF; this is encoded by the coding sequence ATGATAAAGAAACATTTTTTAACCACCTTATTGTTCATTGGAATCTTGTCCACGGGTCTATTTGCTCAGCAAGATGCCCAGTATACACAATATATGTACAATACCTTGAGCGTAAATCCTGCCTATGCGGGATCTAGGGGACAGCTGAGTTTTGCGGGACTTTACCGCTCACAATGGGTAGGTTTGGACGGAGCTCCGGAAACCTTTACGCTCAATCTTCATTCGCCCATAAGGAACAGCAGATTGGGCTATGGTATTTCCATAGTGAACGATAATATTGGAGACGGTGTGGTGCAAGAGACCTATCTGGACGCCGTTGTATCCTATACCATCGATGTATCCATGGATGCCAAATTATCTTTTGGATTAAAGGCAGGTGGTAATATGTTGAATCTGGATTTTAATGGATTGAGGAACTTCGACCAAGAAGTCGTCAACCAAAATAACATAGACAACAAGTTCACACCGAACTTTGGATTGGGCATCTATTACCATACCGATAAATTTTATGCAGGAGTCTCAGCTCCCAATGTGCTGGAATCTGAATATTTTGATAATGACAATTCAGGTGAAGGCGTCAACTTTTTGTCAGCCGAGCGTATGAACATTTACTTGATAACAGGGTATGTTTTTGATATTGGGCCAGACCTTCAGTTTAAACCGGCCCTGCTTACAAAGGCCGTTAGTGGAGCCCCCTTGCAGGTAGATCTTTCCGCAAGCTTCTTGTTTGCCGAAAAATTCAGTTTTGGGGCGGCATACCGTTGGGATGCTGCAGTAAGCGGTTTGGTTGGGTTTCAGGTAACCGACCAGATTATGTTGGGATTGGCCTACGATCGCGAAGTGACCGAATTGGGCGGGACACAGTTCAACGATGGATCTTTTGAAGTGTTCCTGAGATTGGAATTGTTGAAATCCTTCCAGAGAACCATATCACCAAGATTCTTTTAA